In Sulfuriferula plumbiphila, the genomic window TTCCATAATCATGAAGCCCATCTGCCCCATGGTCGAATAACCTAGCGCTTTTTTGATGTCGTTTTGCGACAGCATCAACACCGAGCCGATGACCGCCGTCACCAGGCCGACCAGAAATACCCAGTGCAACACGCCGTTGGCTTCGACGAACACCGGCGCAAACCGGTTGATGATAAAGGCACCGGCGTTGACGATACCGGCATGCATCAGCGCCGACACCGGCGTCGGACCATCCATCGTATAGGGCAGCCAGGTATGCAGCAAAAACTGCGCGGAACGCGCAAACGCCGACAGCGCAATCAACCCTGCGACCGTTTCGCTCAACGGCAAACCAAAGACGGTGAGCGCATCCGGGTGGACGGTAATCTGCTGAAAAATGCCCGGTAACGACCAGGTGCCGAACATGCGGTAGAGCAGGATGGCGGCCAACACCATCGGCACATCACCAAAGCGATAGGTGATGAACGACCAAAAACCATAACGATAGGCTTGCAGGCTGCGGCTATTGTGATTGAGCAGAAAAAACAGCACCACGCCTATCAGGTGCCAGCCTACTAGCAAGGTAATCAGATCGCCCGCCGCGATGGTGAGCAGCAATACCCCGGTCATGACGTCGAGCAGCACGAAAAACCGCCTGTATCCGGGGTCCTCGGCCATGTAGCGCACGGAATATACATGCACTATCAAGCTGATGCCGGATATCACCACCGCCATCAATAAGGTCAAGGAATCGAACAGAAGACTGCCCCACACCGGCGCGAGCACGATACGGCTGGCGCCATGACCGCTCAGCTTGAACGCCAGCAATAATACAGCGAGAGCAAAAGTCAGGGTCCCGGCCACCACACTCAAGGTCACGACACGGCGCCCAAGCTTGTCTGACAGCAGCTGCGCCACAAAAGCGGTCAGCAATGGCAGCGCAACCAGCAGTACGATAAATTTATCCATCATTCAGCGTCATCCCCTTGCGTATGTGCGGCAGGCAAAGTGCCCAGTAGCCTGTCCTATGGCAGGCCGTATTTTTTGCAGCTTGATGATTAAAGCAAACGACGCGTGGTATTTGCCGTTGGCAAATACCAGCGTTTATTTAATCCGGGCAGGGGAAAGGTATGAGCCAGGGTGATGCAACGCAGCTCAATGTAAGAGTGGTCGCTTCGACTCAATCAGATTAGGCGTATTCCCGAACATACCCGCCCCTG contains:
- a CDS encoding NADH-quinone oxidoreductase subunit 5 family protein, which gives rise to MMDKFIVLLVALPLLTAFVAQLLSDKLGRRVVTLSVVAGTLTFALAVLLLAFKLSGHGASRIVLAPVWGSLLFDSLTLLMAVVISGISLIVHVYSVRYMAEDPGYRRFFVLLDVMTGVLLLTIAAGDLITLLVGWHLIGVVLFFLLNHNSRSLQAYRYGFWSFITYRFGDVPMVLAAILLYRMFGTWSLPGIFQQITVHPDALTVFGLPLSETVAGLIALSAFARSAQFLLHTWLPYTMDGPTPVSALMHAGIVNAGAFIINRFAPVFVEANGVLHWVFLVGLVTAVIGSVLMLSQNDIKKALGYSTMGQMGFMIMECGVGAFSLAVFHLIAHGLFKGTLFLASGGVIGKARHDDGVPKDDLYTFVIERRPTAYRQPWILMAAITLAVPALVFGLAHWLVTDSLVIEQGAIILLFFGWVTGAQLLFSIHRMDSETPWRLVTLAVFSLTLVVLGYTFISHAFDLFLYPDAQFRARIYAAAGITQSEFYILVGVLTAVIVFGWMLAYRAASYHNEGRKQPKRSWLDFYALISRELYIADVYALLGRGLIGLSARLNLYLRWI